The DNA window TCCTTGTCCCGCGTGTGGGTGAGCATGAACCGCTTCATCGGCGTGGACGCCCGGTCGAACGCCTCCTGCTGCGTGATCTCGTTGTCCAGGTACGGCCGGAGCGCGTCCTGGTGGACCGTCTCCAGCACCGGCTGCATGATAAAGAGGGACAGGAAGAGCGAGAGGCCGATGACGACCTGCCGGGGCGGGGACCGCTGCAGCCCCAGCGCCCGACGCAGGATGCTGAAGACGACGACCAGGCGCGTGAAGCTGGTCATCAGAATGATGATGGCCGGAGCGAGCGTGAGGACCGTCAGCAGGAGGAGGAGCTGGATCGGCAGCTCGTACCCGTCCTCCGAGGGGGTCAGGTCGACCTGGGGGAGGCCCCCGAGCGACGACCCGGACGTGTCGACCTGGGCGGCCGTCGCCCCGGCCTCCTGGGCGAATGCAGGGGCCCCGACGAGGGGGCCCCCCGCCAGGAGAAGCGCGACCAGTACGATGAGCCCCCCGGCCCGTCGAACGGGCGAGGGACCTGGCATCGGGAAGCGTGTAGACACGGCGTGGGGCGTCACGACAGGGAGTGTTGACGGGCAAACTGCTTCAGCACGTCGGCGAAGTGCGCCGACTGAGGCGGGGGCCCGCCCCCGCCCGGTGGGGCCGTGCCGCCCTCCGCCGCGTCAAGCACCGACTCGTCGAACGCCTCTCGTGGGTACGTTTTCAGAAGCTCGATCGTCTCCTCGGTTGCGCCCACCAGAAGCACCTCGTCCCCGCACGCAACGAGGCGAAGGTGCTGCGACTGCCCGAGGGCCAACTGCCCGATCGGACGGAGGGCAGCGGAGGCCTCCCCGGACGAGACACGGCGGCGCACGTAGAGCGCGTACCCCCCGCCGCCAACGAGCACCAGGAGGGCCGACAGGTTCCCCCAGGTGAAGAGATCGATGCCGGCG is part of the Salinibacter ruber DSM 13855 genome and encodes:
- a CDS encoding FliO/MopB family protein, with the translated sequence MFRLLVLPLAPDPSPMVPASSDSPGVSPRRLAWYALYALGALVALWVLVQAAALVPSAEGAESADGATPKAPASSSVSSDAGIDLFTWGNLSALLVLVGGGGYALYVRRRVSSGEASAALRPIGQLALGQSQHLRLVACGDEVLLVGATEETIELLKTYPREAFDESVLDAAEGGTAPPGGGGPPPQSAHFADVLKQFARQHSLS
- the fliP gene encoding flagellar type III secretion system pore protein FliP (The bacterial flagellar biogenesis protein FliP forms a type III secretion system (T3SS)-type pore required for flagellar assembly.) — encoded protein: MPGPSPVRRAGGLIVLVALLLAGGPLVGAPAFAQEAGATAAQVDTSGSSLGGLPQVDLTPSEDGYELPIQLLLLLTVLTLAPAIIILMTSFTRLVVVFSILRRALGLQRSPPRQVVIGLSLFLSLFIMQPVLETVHQDALRPYLDNEITQQEAFDRASTPMKRFMLTHTRDKDLMLFMDMGEIESFEGPDEAPLYVVVPAFVISELRIAFQIGFMIFLPFLIVDLVVASILMSMGMMMLPPVMISLPIKLLLFVLTDGWYLIVESLMQGYAVG